A region from the Fusarium graminearum PH-1 chromosome 4, whole genome shotgun sequence genome encodes:
- a CDS encoding hemoglobin and proliferation regulated protein HBR1, translated as MAERKSPNIIITGTPGVGKTTHCESLAERTGLRHLSVNQVVKDKECHEGYSDEFHSWIVDEDKLLDAIEDDVKAGGCIIDWHACDLFPESWIDLVVVLRVDSSTLYDRLKARNYPESKLQENLDSEIMEVLLQEAHEAFDQQIVIELTSNNSDEMDTNVDRIVAWLDQWKKDNSE; from the exons ATGGCCGAACGAAAATCACCtaatatcatcatcacggGCACGCCCGGTGTCGGAAAGACGACTCATTGCGAGAGTCTCGCTGAACGAACTGGCCTTCGTCACCTCTCAGTCAACCAGGTTGTGAAGGACAAGGAGTGCCATGAAGGATACAGCGATGAGTTCCACAGCTGGATCGTAGATGAAGACAAG TTGCTTGATGCTATTGAGgacgatgtcaaggctggtggaTGCATCATTGACTGGCACGCATGTGATCTTTTCCCCGAGAGCTGGATAGATCTAGTCGTGGTTCTACGAGTTGACTCTTCGACGCTCTATGACCGTCTCAAAGCAAG AAACTACCCTGAgtccaagcttcaagagaACCTTGACTCAGAAATCATGGAAGTTCTCCTCCAAGAGGCACATGAGGCATTCGACCAACAAATTGTCATCGAGTTGACAAGCAACAATTCTGATGAGATGGACACAAACGTTGATCGCATAGTTGCCTGGCTCGACCAatggaagaaggacaacaGCGAGTAA
- a CDS encoding inosine triphosphate pyrophosphatase has translation MTVHKVNFITGNANKLTEVKAILEPEIEVLSQPIDLEEMQGTLEEVTESKCRRAAELVKGPVLVEDTALCYNALKGLPGVYIKWFMTSIGHEGLNNLLAAYTDKSAEAVCTFGYCAGPGEKVILFQGRCPGKIVPARGPPAFGWDAVFEYEGQTFAEMVKTEKNKISHRGRALAKLQAWFKDQQ, from the exons ATGACGGTTCACAAAGTCAACTTCATCACCGGCAACGCCAACAAGTTGaccgaggtcaaggccatcctTGAGCCTGAGATCGAGGTTCTCAGCCAGCCCATAGATCTCGAGGAGATGCAGGGCACGCTTGAGGAGGTCACAGAGTCAAAGTGCCGCAGGGCAGCCGAGTTG GTGAAAGGTCCAGTACTGGTTGAAGATACAGCTCTATGCTACAATGCCCTCAAAGGTCTTCCCGGTGTCTACAT TAAGTGGTTCATGACTTCGATTGGTCACGAGGGCTTGAACAACCTGTTGGCTGCTTACACTGACAAGTCTGCTGAAGCCGTCTGCACTTTCGGTTACTGTGCTGGACCCGGCGAGAAGGTTATCCTTTTCCAGGGCCGATGTCCC GGCAAGATTGTGCCTGCCCGAGGACCACCTGCTTTCGGATGGGATGCCGTCTTTGAGTACGAAGGTCAAAC ATTCGCCGAAATGGTCAAGAcagagaagaacaagatctcTCATCGAGGCCGCGCGCTGGCCAAGCTTCAGGCTTGGTTCAAGGACCAGCAGTAA
- a CDS encoding uracil phosphoribosyltransferase, whose translation MADKIQDSHTTPVGPAYRTHQQKPSATVSVDVNLDNVHVLPQTPQLIALLSMIRSKETERADFIFYSNRIIRLLVEEGLNHLPVIEHTVTTPIGRTYNGLMFQGKICGVSIMRAGEAMEQGLRDCCRSVRIGKILIQRDEETAQPKLFYDKLPEDIADRWVLLLDPMFATGMTTSRHVPQTARGSATMAVQVLKARGVPEEHILFLNLIASPEGVKNFSAKFPRLRVVTAFIDEGLDEKNYIVPGLGDFGDRFYTI comes from the exons ATGGCGGACAAGATCCAAGATTCTCACACGACACCCGTCGGCCCTGCATACCGTACTCACCAGCAGAAGCCCAGTGCCACCGTCTCTGTCGACGTCAACCTAGACAATGTTCATGTTCTGCCCCAGACCCCTCAGCTCATTGCCCTACTGTC GATGATCCGTAGCAAAGAGACGGAGCGAGCAGACTTTATTTTCTACTCCAACCGAATTATTCgtcttcttgtcgaggaaggTCTTAACCATTTGCCTGTCATTGAGCATACTGTCACTACGCCTATCGGTCGTACCTACAATGGTCTCATGTTCCAGGGCAAGATTTGCGGCGTGTCTATCATGAGAGCTGGCGAGGCCATGGAGCAGGGTCTCCGCGACTGCTGCCGCTCTGTTCGTATCGGAAAGATCTTGATTCAGCGTGACGAGGAAACTGCCCAGCCTAAGCTTTTCTACGATAAGTTGCCCGAGGACATTGCTGACCGATGGGTGCTTCTCCTGGATCCCATGTTTGCTACCGGTATGACAACTTCCCGTCATGTTCCACAGACTGCAC GTGGCTCCGCAACCATGGCTGTCCAAGTTCTCAAGGCCCGAGGTGTGCCTGAGGAGCACATTCTGTTCCTCAACTTGATTGCAAGCCCCGAAGGTGTCAAGAACTTTTCTGCCAAGTTCCCTCGCTTGAGGGTCGTGACTGCTTTCATCGACGAG GGcctcgacgagaagaa CTATATCGTTCCTGGGCTGGGAGACTTTGGAGACAGATTCTACACCATCTAA